From Triticum aestivum cultivar Chinese Spring chromosome 7B, IWGSC CS RefSeq v2.1, whole genome shotgun sequence:
ACCAACGAGCATGAAGAATCGAGTCAAGAAGTTTCTCAAAAAGACCACCAAACTGTTTGGTAAGGGCAAAGCACTTCATCAAATCTGTGATGCCATTGAAGAAGTTCAAGATCTTGCCAAGGAGTTGGCTGAGCTGCGTAAAAGGTACGAGCTTGACATGTTTAGCTCTACCAACGTTGCTACCATTGACCCTCGTGTGTTAGCTCTGCAAAAAGATGTAGGGGAGCTTGTTGGACTTGACCACACAAGGGATGAGCTTATCAAAACACTTATTTCTGAGGATGGGACTTCTAAGAAGCAATTGAAGAAAATCTCTATTGTTGGTGTTGGTGGGCTGGGCAAGACAACCCTCACCAAAGCAGTTTTTGAGAAGATCAAAGCCCAATTTGATTGTGCAGCTTTTGTCCCAGTGGGTCAAAATCCAGATATCAGGAAAAATTTCAAAGACCTACTCTATGGCCTCGACAAACAGAAGTTCAAAGACATTCATAATACAACAAGGGATGAGAAACTACTCATGGAGGAAATCAGTGAATTCCTTGTGGATAAGAGGTATGCATCACATAGCGCTTGTCTTTGTTTTTATATTTCAAATATGTGTGACGTAGCCAGATATATACTGAATTTCATATCTTCAATTCCATTTTCTTATATTTTTATACTTATAGTCGTTTGTTTCTCCGTAAGCAAATtatatttctttctttcttgtgcatGCATCTTATTTTCGTTAGTACTTTAGACTTATAACTTACTTCTGCTGCATTTCTTAACATTTTTGCATGCATATAGTTAGTGACTGAATAATTCCTGTGGTTTGCTTAGTACCTTAGAATTATCTTTGTTGCAAGATTCAGTTGTATATAATTTGACTTGCCAACTTATGATACTAAATAACTGACATAGGTACCTCATTGTAATTGATGACATATGGGAAGAAGAAATATGGAGATTTATAAATTGCGCTTTGTGGAAAAACAAACTCCATAGTCGGGTAATCACAACAACTCGCAATGTGAGTGTGTCTGAAGCATGTCTCTCTTCCAGTGATGACATGATTCACAAAATGAAACCTCTTTCTGATGAAGACTCGCGGATACTCTTCCATAGAAGAATATTTCAAAGCGAGGAGAAATGTTCGGAAGATTTGCGGGTAGTATCGACAAATATATTGAAGAAATGTGGTGGTGTACCATTAGCCATCATTACAATAGCTAGTCTCCTGGTTAGTGGCCAAAGGATAAAGCAAAAAGATGAATGGATGCATGTGCACAATTTGATGGGCCGTGGAGTTACACAGGGTGGTATTGTGAAGGACATGAAGAGGATATTATCACTCAGCTATTATGACTTGCCATCACATTTGAAGACATGTTTGTTATATCTAAGCATCTTTCCTGAAGACTTTGAGATTGTGAAAGATTGGTTGATATGGAGGTGGCTTGCCGAAGGTTTTATCCATTGTGACAAAAAAGAAACCAGCCTATTTGAAATCGGAGAGAGCTACTTCAACGAGCTTATGAACAGGAGCTTGATTCAGCCAGCAAATATCAACGAGGAAGGAACGGTAACAACTTGCCGTATACATGATATGGTGCTTGACCTTATATGCTCGTTGGCAAGCGAGGAGAATTTTATCTCTATATTGGATAATGCTGAGTGGCATGCACCTAATCTGCAAAGGAAACTTCGCAGGCTATCACTTCATAATATCAAGGCAAAGGTTCAGAACCATCAGTTTGATAGCACTAGCCTATCAAAAGTGAGGACCTTTGCTGTTTTTTCTCCCGTTACCTGTGATTGGTTGCCATCTCTCTCAAGCTTCCAATTTTTACGTGTGCTGGATCTTGGAAATTGTGACAGCCGTAAAAGTAGCTCTGGTATCACCCTCAAATATGTAGGAAATTTAATTCACCTAAGGTACCTAGGGCTCAAGGATGCAGATGTTTGCGAACTCCCAATGGACATAGGCAAGTTGCAGCTTTTACAGACACTGGACATAGAAGGAACTCGTATAGAAGAATTACCTTCAACTGTTGTACAGCTCAGAAATTTGATATGTCTATGTGTCAATTATACGGTGAGGCTGCCAAAAGGAATGGGGAGCTTGATGTCCCTTGAAGTGCTGCAACAAGTAGGCTTATCCTCATCTCCTCACATTGTGGAAGAGCTGAGTCATCTAACAGAGGTTAGGACACTCAGTGTTGACTGTGCTAACATGGACGAGGATCTGATTGATATATTAATCAAGTCTCTAGGCAACCTGCACAAATTGCAAAATCTGTGTATTGTTGATGGTGGCAGATTGAATGACCGCATGGGTGAGAGCTGGGTGCCCCCTCCAAACCTCCGTAGTTTTGATTCATGGTACCCCGCTTCTTCTTTGTGGTTCTCACGACTTCCAAAGTGGGTTAATTCAATGTCGCTTCCCCACCTCTCCACCCTGGTAATATATGTGGAAGAACTCCAAGGGGATGACATTCAGATCATTGGGATGTTGCCTGCTCTTCGGTTTCTGCGGCTGCGTGCAAGTCGCGTGATGGGAACGTTGGTTGTGAGGGCCGATGCATTCCCATCTGCGAAGTGCTGCATGTTCAGAGGGTTTCCGACGGCGCCATGCCTTTTTCCACCTGGAGCTATGCAAAGGGTCCAGCGCCTTAAGTTCGTGGTCTCTGCATCATCGATCGAAAGTGGTGACGTTGACTgcgccctggggcacctcccttcTCTCGAGCACCTTCAGGTTTGTCTGCAGCGTGAGAATTCCAGCGATGAAGAGATTGAGACAGCCAAGGCTTGGCTAAGGCGCGCAGCAGAAGCCCATCCAAAACGTCCCACCATTGAAATCAAGCATAACTATTGGGAGCTGACCTTGTAGTGACATACCTCTGCGGCCTTGCCACTGGTAAGGTCTAATCATCTGAGCAACCATGAATCCCCTATTCCTGAAAATGCTCGTTACCATATTGTCTGATTTATCTCTCTTAGTTTCCCGGTTTCAGGCCTTCAATGAAATCCTGGAGTCAGGTACTGTTCCAACACTACGGTATATAGGCAACAAACAATTCACTGCACCACTGCAGGTAGCAGGCTAGCAGCAACTCATGTGATTCGTGTACGGCTATAGCTCCAAATAACGAGGGCTCATTCTCTCCACCTATGTTCGGATTCTGTCCTTTGCTAGATAGAGGCTTCCGCGTGTACGTAGTTCATGATGTACTAGTTATTTTTCCGCATATGCTTTCAGCAATGCAGTACCGCAGGCTGTTCCTGCCTTGTTATATAGTTCCTTACTTATTGTCACTGCTTAATTTCCTTGGGTCGGCTATAATTGGGACTCCTTTTTCTTTATCCAGTCAAGACTCGTAAAATAATAGGTTACATTCCGATGTCCCTCTTCAATTTGTAATGCTACCTCCTCTACATTTTAATTTCTTCATTTGCTTGTTCACATAGAACAGTGTTATGTTTTTATTGGCTTATTAATGAAGAGCACCTGGGTAGTTGGTTCAACTGCTGTTGTAGCTTCTACTATGATTTACCAGACGGAGGCTTCTGCATGTTGTTCATGATGAACTGGATTAGTTGTGTTCTCTGCGTATTCTTTCAGCAATGCAGTGCCTTACTTAGTTCCTAATTGTACTGCTTGATTTCCTTGTGTCGGCTTTAACTAGGACCCCATTTCCTTTTATTCAACCAAGAGCAAGATTCGTAGTACAATGAAATGTTGCATTGCGTTGTGTACGGTATTCCGAGGCCCCTCTTCATTTTGTAACGTTGCCTCTACGTTATAATCTCTTCAGTTGCTTGCTCACATACAACATTGTTTTGTTTTGATTGGCTTAGCGAAGAGCACCTGAGTAGTTGATTGGACTCCTGTCCACAGTCGTAGCTTCAGATTTGCTTCATGCATGTTGTTCGTTCAGTGCTGAAACCAAGAACTGTTCCACGCGGCTTCACCTTGTCTGTAACTTAGCAGAAGAAAATAGAAATCGACAGTTGCATCTCTCAAAGTTCGCTTCCTCAGCCTGCTGCCCACGTTCTGATTCTGACGAGCTGCACATCCACACCAAGAATGAATACTACATCTGCCGTCCATGGAGATGGGTCGCCGCCGACTCTGATGGGGATTCCGCCGGCTTGCTGCAGCCTCATATTGCAGTTAGACCTGTAGCCGAACAGAACAGGTAAGGTGAACTAGTCTTGAGAGGCACACCATCAGCATCAGGGCTCAAGCCAGATGGTGCACTAGCATTCAGAATGAGCACTACATCGGCACCAAACAGGTCTTCAGAGAACTGTGGCCGTCTCTACCGCAGGTGCCGGCCCAAACTGAAAATGAATCGACTTCTGTTGGATGCAAATGCTGCTAGTGTTAGATACCATTACGGCCTCAAGGTTACACGTGTAGACAAGTGCAGAACTGGTGACTACAAGTCTGGTACATAAGAAATTTACAGCATGCATGCTGTATGCAAAAACCCACAGCAGCAAACCATCACACCGGCAGCACAGGTTTCGCATTACATGAACAATTGCAAGTACTCCGTCTCTTTTGGTTTTCCATTCGGCAACTACTTTGTAGATCATCAATTGGACTAATGAAATACAATATGAGTTACATATATCACAAAAAAGTAAATAACTGAAAACTTCTTCTGAATATGAATTCCATGGTACACTTCTTGTCATTACGGCAGTAGCAAACAACTAGCTAGTCACCACTGTTGTCTCTGAACCTGAAGCTCTATCTATGGCGAAGAAACTACAGGAGACTGAATTTTTGTGCGCGCACTGAACTGCTGCGTTTTCTGTTCTCTTTATTCTCTGACGAACGGGGAAAACGGATCGAGGGCGACCCCCTCTACTggatcgtgccatcccacgatcaaGGGCGTGCACTCGCCGTGAACTACGGCCTCGGGATCGCAT
This genomic window contains:
- the LOC123159702 gene encoding disease resistance protein RGA5; this translates as MEDAVDDFLVRVDEGSSSKPTSMKNRVKKFLKKTTKLFGKGKALHQICDAIEEVQDLAKELAELRKRYELDMFSSTNVATIDPRVLALQKDVGELVGLDHTRDELIKTLISEDGTSKKQLKKISIVGVGGLGKTTLTKAVFEKIKAQFDCAAFVPVGQNPDIRKNFKDLLYGLDKQKFKDIHNTTRDEKLLMEEISEFLVDKRYLIVIDDIWEEEIWRFINCALWKNKLHSRVITTTRNVSVSEACLSSSDDMIHKMKPLSDEDSRILFHRRIFQSEEKCSEDLRVVSTNILKKCGGVPLAIITIASLLVSGQRIKQKDEWMHVHNLMGRGVTQGGIVKDMKRILSLSYYDLPSHLKTCLLYLSIFPEDFEIVKDWLIWRWLAEGFIHCDKKETSLFEIGESYFNELMNRSLIQPANINEEGTVTTCRIHDMVLDLICSLASEENFISILDNAEWHAPNLQRKLRRLSLHNIKAKVQNHQFDSTSLSKVRTFAVFSPVTCDWLPSLSSFQFLRVLDLGNCDSRKSSSGITLKYVGNLIHLRYLGLKDADVCELPMDIGKLQLLQTLDIEGTRIEELPSTVVQLRNLICLCVNYTVRLPKGMGSLMSLEVLQQVGLSSSPHIVEELSHLTEVRTLSVDCANMDEDLIDILIKSLGNLHKLQNLCIVDGGRLNDRMGESWVPPPNLRSFDSWYPASSLWFSRLPKWVNSMSLPHLSTLVIYVEELQGDDIQIIGMLPALRFLRLRASRVMGTLVVRADAFPSAKCCMFRGFPTAPCLFPPGAMQRVQRLKFVVSASSIESGDVDCALGHLPSLEHLQVCLQRENSSDEEIETAKAWLRRAAEAHPKRPTIEIKHNYWELTL